The Delphinus delphis chromosome 10, mDelDel1.2, whole genome shotgun sequence genome includes a region encoding these proteins:
- the MKRN2OS gene encoding MKRN2 opposite strand protein isoform X1 → MQRPEAGKPIIKFNHCQKYIYSFSVPPCCPLCWQDVGSRKLEEAPVSIPNPFTDGHQEECSFLLRPTQGTFLREYDGRSDLHVGITNTNGVVYNYTVHGVQRDEAGWGQSVSIPLLQPGMFGLMDQWDKYLEDFSTTGAWLPHRYEEDHHNCYSYALKFINCVLATQGEERLDRDEFTEKFVIPRTRKASKYIMLYRMIEEHGFYVIEPPGPQTSPRPGSGSC, encoded by the exons ATGCAGCGCCCAGAGGCTGGGAAGCCTATTATCAAATTCAACCACTGTCAGAAGTACATCTACAGCTTCAGCGTGCCGCCATGCTGCCCCCTCTGCTGGCAGGACGTGGGCTCCAGGAAGCTGGAGGAAGCACCTGTCAGCATCCCTAATCCGTTTACCGATGGGCATCAAGAAGAGTGTTCATTCCTCCTCAGACCAACTCAAGGGACGTTTCTCAG GGAGTATGACGGAAGGTCTGATCTTCACGTGGGGATAACCAACACAAATG GAGTCGTGTATAATTACACGGTGCACGGTGTCCAGCGAGATGAAGCGGGCTGGGGGCAGAGCGTGAGCATCCCGCTCCTGCAGCCCGGCATGTTCGGACTGATGGACCAGTGGGACAAGTACCTGGAAGACTTCTCCACCACGGGGGCCTGGCTGCCTCACAG GTACGAAGAAGACCACCACAACTGCTACAGCTACGCCCTCAAGTTCATTAACTGCGTCCTGGCCACACAGGGCGAGGAGCGGCTGGACCGGGACGAGTTCACGGAGAAGTTCGTGATCCCGAGGACGAGGAAGGCTTCCAAGTACATCATGCTCTACCGCATGATAGAAGAGCACGGCTTCTACGTCATCGAGCCCCCTGGTCCCCAGACAAGCCCACGTCCGGGAAGCGGCTCGTGCTGA
- the MKRN2OS gene encoding MKRN2 opposite strand protein isoform X2 encodes MGIKKSVHSSSDQLKGRFSGVVYNYTVHGVQRDEAGWGQSVSIPLLQPGMFGLMDQWDKYLEDFSTTGAWLPHRYEEDHHNCYSYALKFINCVLATQGEERLDRDEFTEKFVIPRTRKASKYIMLYRMIEEHGFYVIEPPGPQTSPRPGSGSC; translated from the exons ATGGGCATCAAGAAGAGTGTTCATTCCTCCTCAGACCAACTCAAGGGACGTTTCTCAG GAGTCGTGTATAATTACACGGTGCACGGTGTCCAGCGAGATGAAGCGGGCTGGGGGCAGAGCGTGAGCATCCCGCTCCTGCAGCCCGGCATGTTCGGACTGATGGACCAGTGGGACAAGTACCTGGAAGACTTCTCCACCACGGGGGCCTGGCTGCCTCACAG GTACGAAGAAGACCACCACAACTGCTACAGCTACGCCCTCAAGTTCATTAACTGCGTCCTGGCCACACAGGGCGAGGAGCGGCTGGACCGGGACGAGTTCACGGAGAAGTTCGTGATCCCGAGGACGAGGAAGGCTTCCAAGTACATCATGCTCTACCGCATGATAGAAGAGCACGGCTTCTACGTCATCGAGCCCCCTGGTCCCCAGACAAGCCCACGTCCGGGAAGCGGCTCGTGCTGA